Below is a window of Haloterrigena alkaliphila DNA.
TCCGGTTCGGGGACGGGAGTATCGTCGTCTCGGACATTTCCTCGCCGGACGTTGGCTTCGCCGGCGATCCGCCGTTGAGCTACACGGTGGATTTCGATGGGATAGCAGGAGCGGACATCACCTGGAGCGGAACTGATCTCGGTGTCGACGGGACGGTGACCTGGGACAACGAGATCGAACGCAGCGCCGAGTTCGACGATTCCGCACCGTTCGTCGAACACAGGGAGGATACTGATCGCTACCATGTCACGCTCGTTATCGTCTAGAGCGCAGACCGAACCCATCGCGGCGCTCGTCGCCGTGATGGCACTCGTCACCGGTGTCGGGTTGTACGCGGTCTACGTCGGCGGCGCCCTCGAGCAGAGCGACCGGACGACCGAGTCGACGGCCATCGACTACGTCTGGGACGACCTCGAGCACGAGGAGCGCGACGTCTTCCCCGCCTCCGAGTACGAGTCCGGGATGGACGCGAAGCTCCGCGACGCGATCGACGCGGACTCGCTGCCCCACGGACTGAACGTCTACATCGAGATCAGGGCGTACGACGACGGTGAGCCGACCGTCTTCGCCGCGGCCCACTTCGATTCCGCGGGCGACGACCTCGCCGAACGCCAACTCGACTCGAACCACCCCGACTTCGGGCCGCCCCGCGGAGCGGGCGAACCGGCCGATTCGGGCATCGAAACGCGACCGATCTCGGTCGAGGTGACGCCGGCCGACGTTCGCGGCGGTACGCTGCACGTGGAGGTCTGGTAGCCGTGCGACGATCGAACTCGAACGCCGACCGCGGCGTCAGCACGGTCATCGACGTCGGGATGGCGTTGCTGTTCATCACCGCGAGCGTGCTGATCCTCGGCGTCTACCTCGGCGACGGGACTGGCGACCCCGCCCGCGAGACGGGCGCCGACGCGACCGTGGTCGGCCACTCGGGCGAACACGACGGGCTGTCGGCGGCCCGCGCGACGGAGGTCCTGAGCGAGTCGACGATCAGCGTGACGTACAGCGTCGAAGACGTCCGCACCGAGGACGACGAGCTGTTCGACGAACCGGTGATCACGGACGCAAGCACGTACAGGCGAACCGATCATGGGTCGCCGATCGGGCTGCTGGCCGACGCCGCACTGGCGAACCATCGGATCGACGGGGAGCCCGTCCTCGCCTACGGCGACGAGTACGAGGAGGCCGTCGACTGGGCGATCCGGGAGAACCTGCTGGGCGCCGAACGGAACTTCTACGTCATCGCCGAGTGGGAGCCGTACGACGGCGCACGGATCAACGGGACGGCGACCGCCGGCGAACGGCCCCCGCCGAACGCCGACGTCTCCAGTACGACGACCACGGTCCCTAGCGGCTTCGAATCCGTCGACGAAGACGAACTCGAGAGCAACTGGATAGCAGCCGAGGACTGGTGGGACGGATGGATCGACGATATGGCCGACCACTGGTCGGACGTTAACGACTCGAGCGACGTCCCCGGACTCACGGGGTCCGACAACAAGTCGTACGCCGCAGCCGGGGCCGCGATCGGGGAGACCGTCGTCGACGGCTTCTTCCCGCCCGCGACGTCCCAGTACGCCCTCGAGAATCAGGGAATCAACCGCGAGCTGAAGGTGTACCACTACCGGTCGATGGTCGAGACCGTCGGCGATTTCTCGTTTCGCAGCCCCGACACGCACCCGCCGCTGGTTCGCCACCGAGCGAACGCGCAGACGGCGAACCGCAGGGTTCTCCACGGGCAGGAGGGCGGCTACGACTTCACGGACGCCGACGCGCTCGCCGCGTGGATCGGCGCCGACATCCCGCGAGCGTTCGCGGAAGAGTTCGCCGAAATCGACGACGAATACGACGGCGAGGAGCGCGACCGGCGGAAACTCGAGACTGTCCTCGAGGCACTGTCCATCGAAGACGTGACGATCACGATTCAGACCTGGAACGAATGACACGCAATCGACTTCGAACGATCACGATCGCAGACGACGACCGCGCACGAGTACCGTTCGCCGTCATCGGCGTCCTGTTGCTCGTCAGCAGCGTCACCATCGTCGCCACGCTGCAGACGAGAAGCAACCCGGAAATCGACGACAGCACCGAGGTGGCCGTCGACCGCGGGGAGGCGTACGCGACCAGCGTGATCCGCCAGGCGACCGTCCGCGCGACCGACACGGTCGTCCAGTCGCCGGTGACGACCGTCGCGTCCGACATGACCGGCGTCCTCGACCCCGACGACGCGTTCAGGGACCAGACGCGGTTGACGATCATGGCCGAGGTCACCGCGGCCCTCGAGGGCCGCAAGCAGGAACTCAGCGAGGGCCGGACCGTCGCGGTGTCGGCCCCCGAGGTCGACGACTGGTCCGATCCCGACGAGCTGGAAACCGCGGTCGGGTACGTCGAACTCGAGGAGGAGGACGGAATCATGGACGTGACGATCAGCGACGTCGAGTTCACGGTCCGCGACGCGGACGGCGAGGTCGAGACGACGGTGACTCGCGACGTGACAGTGTCGGTGGGGACGACGATGATGGAACTCCACGACCGCGTCGAGGAGTACGAGTCCTACCTGAACGAGGGGATGATCGACAGCATCCAGAACCGCAGCGGGTACGGGTACGACCTCGCGAAGCGCCTGTGGCCGCTCGCCTGGGGGAAGGCGTACTACGACCGCTTAGTCAGCAACCCCGGCGATCGGGCGTTCGAGAACGTGACGCCGAACGATCACGTCGAGGTCATGGCCAACGACGCGCGGTTCACGGCCCAGCAGGAGGTCTTCGGGACGCAGGACGATTACGGGAACCGCGTGATGGCGGGTCCGTTCCTCTGTATGGCGTACGACCTCTCGGATAGCGCGCTCGATCTCGGGGACACGTACGATTTCGACGGCATCGCCGACAAACTCCATCCCGACGACAACGTCAGCAGCGTCGACGACCTCTGTGCGGAAGGGCTCGTCTCTCCCGACGGCGAACTGCCGACGATGCCGACTCTCGAGGAGCTAATCATGGGACTCCTCGATAACGTCGACAAGAGCGGGACGATCCAGGGCCATCCCTTTGCCGACGTCGCTCTGCAGGAGATGGACGCTGACCTTTCTCAAAATGATCTAAAGAGTGATATGTGGGGTCCGCTGAACGAAACAAGTAGGTTCACCGAAGACTATCTCGAAGACTATTTCGGTGAAAGTGAGAGAAGCAGAGTGGATTACGAGGGAGATTTAGACGGTTTACAAGATATAACCGGAGCGTTCGACGATATCAGGGAGAACGCTATCAATATAAATGGAACAAACGATGTAATTGACGATGTCTATACGGTGAGATCGGAGTTCGTTGACGGATCTATAACCAGAGACGGTGGTACGCATCCGCTCCCGCCGGAGCTCGATTCGGACGAGTACGACACAGAGAACTATACGATAGAGGAAACCAGGGAGTTGACGTCGAGGATCGATACCAATGCGAGTATCGAGAAACGGACCACAGACGGCTCGGATACGAGTCTCGATCGATCGCTAGTTTCCTTCGAGTTCAAGGTTGAGATGCGGTACACCACGGAGCGAGACTGGAACTACACGAACACGAATTCGTCGACGGACCTAACTAAAAGCAAGTCTAGGACCACCACGTACACGGGTTCGTACGAACTCCACGGAGAGTTCGCTCCGGGACTGGAAGTCAGCTCGAACCGCGTTGACCACGTCCTCAACAGCGGCGGACAGTCGGGTCCCATAGGAACCGCGACCAACTGGGATGATGCGGCCGACGACGTAACTGAATCGTTCTTCGGGGAACGGGTCGACGACGATACCGATCTAACGAGCTGGCTCCGGACCAGAGAGAGCGATATCGAGTCCTACAGCGACTTCAGAGACGCGATCAAATACGAAACCAGCTACCGAGAAGACGTGGTACTATCTCCGAACGACAGAGGTCGTCTTCATTCCTGGATTATGAACGATCTCAGGGACGTCCACCTCGAGACCATCAAGGAGATCGAACCCGTCGAGGCCGAGATCATGGATATCCTCAATCCCTCACCAGAGAGCCCAATGCGAGAAATTGAGAACCACGTACGGGGGATAGAAATTCGGTACGTCAACGGGACTTCCGACTTCGAGAACGCTCCCGATCTCGCTCGAATGGAGGCCCGTCAGGTCTACTTCGATAATATTCGGAAGTACGTCGACAGTATGGCTGCGGAGCACGAGCAGATCGCTCAGGGAAGGGAGAATCTAATGAACGACCTTCTGGGAAACTTCTTGGACGACGTGAACGAGATTATCAATGGACCGATGGATCTCCTCGACGAAATTCTGGGCTCCGGTGAAGAATTGCTTCAGGACGAGGGCGGTGCGAGCGTCGACACCCCGGAGGTGCTCAACAACGTCAACATCGAGGTCGACGGCTCACCGACCTATCATTCCTCACAGGTGGCGGTCAACCGGACAGAAGTGCCGGCAGTTCGGGCTGCGGGTGACGGTCCCCTCGAGATCGACGAAGATATGGACTTCGCACCGATGGGGGCCGCCTACGACAACAAGATCGGTCTCCCCGGCTTCCCGCTGCTTCCGTGGCCGCCGCTGTTCTACCTGCAGGTAGACGCTTGGGAGATCCAGATCGAAGGCGAGTACGCCCGCTTCGAGGTGCAGGCGACGAGCGGCGATCCTTCAGTAACTGATACAACCACGTACATCCGCGAGGACAAGGATGTCACGCTCGAAACCCCTGATGGCGGTGAACACAAATTGGGGTCGATCGATCCAATCAAGTATGAGAACGGTCAGACCATCCTGGTCATCGTACCTGCACCGCAGTTTCTTCCAAAGGGTGCACCCGGCGTCGGCGACAATCAACGGGCGGGCGCACCGGCCAATCTCTGTTCACCGCTCTGGGGCGATATCGGATCGGATTTTACGGGGGACCCCGAACCAGAGGAAGGCTGTCTGTAGCCTCAGCCCAATTCCCGGATACGGACGGTTTTTCCAGAACTCGAGATCGTTTGTTAACTAGGCGTCTTCGATTGCATACCACGTTTCATCTGCCGACCCGACGTAAATCGTTCCGTCGGAGATCGTGGGGGGCGTGTTGAATACGACATCGCTCTCGTCGGGTATCACGTACTCCCACTCGAGATCTCCGGATGCTGCGTCGTACGCCGAAATACCGTATCGGGTCGTTACGTACGCTACTCCGTCGGCTACTACGATGTCCTCGGGTTCACCGGCCACTGCATCGGTTTCCTGCCACTCGAGATCACCGCTTGCAGCGTCGACGGCGAGCACCTGATCCCGTTCACCAAGATAGACGATTCCCTCCGCAACGGCGGGACTCGCCTCGACGTTTGCAACGGTATCGACTGCCCACTCCTCCTCACCGGTATCGGCGTCGATAGCGTGAAGTTTCCCATCGTAACTGGCGAGATAGACCAGTCCATCGGCGACGGCTGGGTTACTGTCTACGAGTCCGCCTCCATCTTTGGGTTCGAACGTCCACTTGATCTCGGATGTCTCGAGGTTTACCGCATGTAATTCTGACCAGTGACCGATGTATAAGGTCTCGTCGTCGATTGCGGGCCAATTAGTCGTTCCACGACCAGGATCTGATATTTCGAGCACCTCGTTGTACGCACCTGTTTCGGGATCAAAATTCCAGATCGATTCTCGAGACGCAACGATGATTCCCCGGTCGGTCGGAAGCGGTCGCAGTAGTCCGAGACCGCTTATCGAGTCGACGGCATCCGATTTCCACCGATCACCGGTGTCACCGTCGTAGCCGTAGACGCTCCTGTTCTCAGTTGGACCGTACACCGTTCCGTCGTAAACGGTCGGCGGTCCAGACCGTTCTGCCTCCCAGAGGACTTCTTCCGTCTCGAGGTCGAACGCTTTTATCCGTCCCGACGTACCCGATACGTACAGTGTCTCGTCGACGATAGCCGATTGATAGGCACCTCGTCCTTCACGATCTAGCAGCGATCGTTTCGTCAGTTTGTCGCCGTCCGGTCCCGTGGAATTCGGGTGATGAGCAGTATTCCGCAGGTCAACACCGTACATCGGCCAGTCATCGCCGAGCGACCCCCTTCCGTTCCCGCTGTTTTCGGTTCCGTCGCCATTTCCGCTGGTCTCGTCGCTCTCGGAACAACCCGCGAGGGCGGTAATCCCGGCGACACCCGCACATGTGCCAAGCCATCGCCGTCGCGTTTGCCTTCGTCGTTCGATCATAATATCTTCGTACAAATCCTTCAACTAAATAATTTCCGTAGAATGAATTACCACCTACGCGGGAAGAACGATAGCAGGTTCGGATCCCGACCGAACCGCGAGCAATCTCCTCACCGGCTACGTCGCTTCGGTGACCAGGTCTCGAACCCGCTCGACCGCATCCCCAGCGTCCGTCCCGAAGACGTAGGTTGCCGGTTCGATACCGAACGCACCGCGATGGTAAGCCACGCGGGGAACGTCGCCGCGCTCGGCGAACCGCTCGCGGAGGTGGGCGTCGCGGTCATCGTAGTCGGCGTCGAACTCGAGCGGCTCGATCCCGCGCTCTCGAGCAGCCTCGAGGAGGCCGTCGTCAGTGGCCACGTTGACGGCGCCGCGGATCCCCGGATCGACGTCGGTGGCGGCGAGGACGGCCGTCGCGACGTGTTTCGAGGCGCCGAACTCGGGGTTGGCGGGAATCTCGATGCGGCCGCCGATCGCGTAGATGCGACCCGGAATCGCGGCGACGTCGGTCTCGTCGCGGGGCTCGGGCAGCGCCATCCCGATGTTGGTGCCGACGTTCGGCACGAAGTCCGCCATCTCGGGGACCGCGGCGAGCGTTCGCGCGGCCGTCCGCACGGTCGACAGGACGTCGCGCTCGGTCCGGACGTCGGGATCGAGGCCGCGCACGCAGAGGTCACAGCCCAGTCCCCGCAGTGCGGGCATCTCCTCCTCGTGGAGTTCGCAGATCGGACCCCGGTCCTCGAGATCGCGAATCAGCGCGAGCAGTTCGGTCAGCGCGTCGTAGCCGTCCATCTCGTCGCTCGCGAGGCCGTCGGCGATGCGGTCGACGGCGGCGACGGTCTCGGGGTGGTCGCGAAATCGGTCGTCGCCGCCGCTCTCCCCGCCGACGTACTTGCTGACGGCGGCCTGCGTGACGCCGAGGTGGGTCGCGATCTCTCGTTGGGTCATTCCTCGCTCGGCGAGTCGCGTCGCCAGCATGGCCCGCACCGTCGGCAGGAACTGCTCGACGACGAGTTCGCTCGGCAGTACTAGCGCCATCGATTCGGGGTTGGTTCGACTGTGGTATAAGTCCCCACCAGTTCAGCCCGTGCGGTCGGGCTCGAGCCTCCGCTGCTCGATCGGATTCG
It encodes the following:
- a CDS encoding DUF7286 family protein — protein: MTRNRLRTITIADDDRARVPFAVIGVLLLVSSVTIVATLQTRSNPEIDDSTEVAVDRGEAYATSVIRQATVRATDTVVQSPVTTVASDMTGVLDPDDAFRDQTRLTIMAEVTAALEGRKQELSEGRTVAVSAPEVDDWSDPDELETAVGYVELEEEDGIMDVTISDVEFTVRDADGEVETTVTRDVTVSVGTTMMELHDRVEEYESYLNEGMIDSIQNRSGYGYDLAKRLWPLAWGKAYYDRLVSNPGDRAFENVTPNDHVEVMANDARFTAQQEVFGTQDDYGNRVMAGPFLCMAYDLSDSALDLGDTYDFDGIADKLHPDDNVSSVDDLCAEGLVSPDGELPTMPTLEELIMGLLDNVDKSGTIQGHPFADVALQEMDADLSQNDLKSDMWGPLNETSRFTEDYLEDYFGESERSRVDYEGDLDGLQDITGAFDDIRENAININGTNDVIDDVYTVRSEFVDGSITRDGGTHPLPPELDSDEYDTENYTIEETRELTSRIDTNASIEKRTTDGSDTSLDRSLVSFEFKVEMRYTTERDWNYTNTNSSTDLTKSKSRTTTYTGSYELHGEFAPGLEVSSNRVDHVLNSGGQSGPIGTATNWDDAADDVTESFFGERVDDDTDLTSWLRTRESDIESYSDFRDAIKYETSYREDVVLSPNDRGRLHSWIMNDLRDVHLETIKEIEPVEAEIMDILNPSPESPMREIENHVRGIEIRYVNGTSDFENAPDLARMEARQVYFDNIRKYVDSMAAEHEQIAQGRENLMNDLLGNFLDDVNEIINGPMDLLDEILGSGEELLQDEGGASVDTPEVLNNVNIEVDGSPTYHSSQVAVNRTEVPAVRAAGDGPLEIDEDMDFAPMGAAYDNKIGLPGFPLLPWPPLFYLQVDAWEIQIEGEYARFEVQATSGDPSVTDTTTYIREDKDVTLETPDGGEHKLGSIDPIKYENGQTILVIVPAPQFLPKGAPGVGDNQRAGAPANLCSPLWGDIGSDFTGDPEPEEGCL
- a CDS encoding DUF7285 family protein, producing the protein MALVTGVGLYAVYVGGALEQSDRTTESTAIDYVWDDLEHEERDVFPASEYESGMDAKLRDAIDADSLPHGLNVYIEIRAYDDGEPTVFAAAHFDSAGDDLAERQLDSNHPDFGPPRGAGEPADSGIETRPISVEVTPADVRGGTLHVEVW
- a CDS encoding thiamine-phosphate synthase family protein, with product MALVLPSELVVEQFLPTVRAMLATRLAERGMTQREIATHLGVTQAAVSKYVGGESGGDDRFRDHPETVAAVDRIADGLASDEMDGYDALTELLALIRDLEDRGPICELHEEEMPALRGLGCDLCVRGLDPDVRTERDVLSTVRTAARTLAAVPEMADFVPNVGTNIGMALPEPRDETDVAAIPGRIYAIGGRIEIPANPEFGASKHVATAVLAATDVDPGIRGAVNVATDDGLLEAARERGIEPLEFDADYDDRDAHLRERFAERGDVPRVAYHRGAFGIEPATYVFGTDAGDAVERVRDLVTEAT
- a CDS encoding DUF7284 family protein, which produces MRRSNSNADRGVSTVIDVGMALLFITASVLILGVYLGDGTGDPARETGADATVVGHSGEHDGLSAARATEVLSESTISVTYSVEDVRTEDDELFDEPVITDASTYRRTDHGSPIGLLADAALANHRIDGEPVLAYGDEYEEAVDWAIRENLLGAERNFYVIAEWEPYDGARINGTATAGERPPPNADVSSTTTTVPSGFESVDEDELESNWIAAEDWWDGWIDDMADHWSDVNDSSDVPGLTGSDNKSYAAAGAAIGETVVDGFFPPATSQYALENQGINRELKVYHYRSMVETVGDFSFRSPDTHPPLVRHRANAQTANRRVLHGQEGGYDFTDADALAAWIGADIPRAFAEEFAEIDDEYDGEERDRRKLETVLEALSIEDVTITIQTWNE
- a CDS encoding PQQ-binding-like beta-propeller repeat protein, translated to MIERRRQTRRRWLGTCAGVAGITALAGCSESDETSGNGDGTENSGNGRGSLGDDWPMYGVDLRNTAHHPNSTGPDGDKLTKRSLLDREGRGAYQSAIVDETLYVSGTSGRIKAFDLETEEVLWEAERSGPPTVYDGTVYGPTENRSVYGYDGDTGDRWKSDAVDSISGLGLLRPLPTDRGIIVASRESIWNFDPETGAYNEVLEISDPGRGTTNWPAIDDETLYIGHWSELHAVNLETSEIKWTFEPKDGGGLVDSNPAVADGLVYLASYDGKLHAIDADTGEEEWAVDTVANVEASPAVAEGIVYLGERDQVLAVDAASGDLEWQETDAVAGEPEDIVVADGVAYVTTRYGISAYDAASGDLEWEYVIPDESDVVFNTPPTISDGTIYVGSADETWYAIEDA